The Methanolacinia petrolearia DSM 11571 genome has a segment encoding these proteins:
- a CDS encoding DUF47 domain-containing protein, with the protein MTGKSKVTAKIKILDNIFPPEYDFKGMLEEQAESTQKGVGTFVFWLRDVPLKDPRNIDKIAAEVDDLRHNLEQKMVEAFSTPFDRQDMYTLSRHMDYILNHTKETAREMYSFGVSPDEAIINMAEQIFRGTGLMVDAVRAMNNEESKVEEYIRMARKSMHEIDDTYIESMAELLHTEDPMNALRKGEIYHHLREIERALRRAVDLLHKAFLGMN; encoded by the coding sequence ATGACAGGAAAATCGAAGGTGACCGCAAAGATAAAAATCCTCGACAATATCTTCCCGCCAGAATACGATTTCAAAGGAATGCTTGAGGAGCAGGCGGAGAGCACACAAAAAGGAGTAGGAACGTTCGTGTTCTGGCTCAGGGATGTCCCGCTGAAAGATCCCCGGAATATCGACAAAATTGCAGCAGAAGTCGACGATTTAAGGCACAACCTGGAGCAGAAGATGGTGGAGGCATTCTCGACTCCGTTTGACAGGCAGGACATGTATACCCTCTCGAGGCATATGGACTATATCCTGAACCATACGAAAGAGACGGCAAGGGAGATGTATTCCTTCGGTGTTTCGCCTGATGAGGCAATAATTAATATGGCCGAACAGATATTCAGGGGGACGGGACTAATGGTCGATGCAGTCAGGGCAATGAACAACGAGGAATCGAAGGTTGAAGAATATATCAGGATGGCAAGAAAGTCGATGCATGAAATCGATGATACCTATATCGAAAGTATGGCCGAACTCCTCCATACCGAAGATCCCATGAATGCATTGAGAAAGGGGGAGATATACCATCATTTAAGGGAGATTGAAAGAGCTCTCAGGAGGGCGGTCGATCTTCTCCATAAGGCATTTTTGGGGATGAACTGA
- a CDS encoding inorganic phosphate transporter — translation MVQEAKSTLIIIIIAVLMAFFFTFTNGFQDASAIAATFIASKSASPRKGIIFVAFFAFLGAMLGGTAVAFTISELFTTDSGITTVYVMAVGLLSATAWNLITWKFGLPSSSTHGLIGGLTGSAVAAAGIGSVYWGFSELILPPHELTGFTKIIFFLVISVIIGFVGSYLLQKTASFMLRNSKRTVNKSIIRLNWIAVALMSFSNGSNDSQKELGIIALVLFSAGEMAVLDVPLWARIICAVLLGLGTLSGGWRIMKTLGDRIFKLHPLHSFDSQLSSGISVALSTSLGAPVSSTHIISTSIIGVGAAENPKKVKWSTGRDIVTAMIMTIPVTMVISGTIYYFISYLTGI, via the coding sequence TTGGTACAGGAGGCAAAAAGTACGCTGATAATAATCATAATTGCAGTCCTGATGGCATTCTTCTTCACCTTTACCAACGGCTTTCAGGATGCAAGCGCCATTGCAGCGACATTCATCGCATCCAAATCAGCGAGCCCGAGGAAAGGGATCATCTTTGTGGCCTTTTTCGCCTTCCTGGGAGCAATGCTCGGGGGAACGGCGGTCGCGTTTACGATCTCGGAACTTTTCACCACAGATTCGGGGATCACCACGGTATATGTTATGGCAGTAGGTCTGCTAAGTGCAACCGCCTGGAATCTTATAACATGGAAGTTCGGTCTCCCTTCATCCTCGACACACGGGTTAATCGGAGGGTTGACCGGATCGGCAGTAGCGGCAGCAGGAATAGGAAGTGTGTACTGGGGGTTTTCTGAACTGATCCTTCCGCCGCATGAACTGACGGGATTCACGAAAATAATATTTTTCCTGGTAATTTCAGTCATAATCGGCTTTGTCGGCAGCTATCTGCTTCAAAAAACAGCTTCATTCATGCTGAGGAATTCAAAACGCACTGTAAACAAAAGTATCATCCGGCTGAACTGGATCGCTGTTGCATTGATGTCGTTCAGCAACGGTTCAAACGACTCCCAGAAAGAACTCGGTATAATTGCACTCGTACTGTTCAGTGCAGGCGAGATGGCGGTTCTTGACGTTCCCCTGTGGGCAAGGATCATATGTGCGGTCCTTTTGGGGCTCGGTACGCTTAGCGGAGGGTGGAGAATAATGAAAACGCTCGGTGACAGGATATTCAAACTACATCCCCTACATTCCTTCGATTCCCAGCTGTCTTCCGGAATCTCTGTAGCTCTTTCAACCAGCCTGGGTGCACCGGTCTCATCAACCCATATCATTTCGACCTCGATTATCGGTGTCGGAGCCGCAGAAAACCCAAAGAAGGTCAAATGGTCGACAGGACGGGATATCGTGACAGCAATGATAATGACCATACCCGTTACAATGGTTATATCAGGTACAATCTACTACTTCATCTCATACCTGACAGGGATCTGA